One window of the Trifolium pratense cultivar HEN17-A07 linkage group LG2, ARS_RC_1.1, whole genome shotgun sequence genome contains the following:
- the LOC123905015 gene encoding uncharacterized protein LOC123905015 → MEVAWKRSIDEEPHAEKQVERVVKKQKVETIEGKPHVTTYPILAEKQEVENAKKPHSKNKNEEVVKPEVEVAKVESSEGSNESFDLDKVESSECSDEDFDLDRATYGQWVEWSPCNDFDEDEYYARWAQMKTTISADSNIDDDMSSEDE, encoded by the exons ATGG AAGTTGCTTGGAAGCGGAGCATAGATGAAGAGCCTCATGCTGAGAAACAAGTAGAAA GAGTTGTTAAGAAGCAAAAGGTAGAGACCATAGAGGGAAAACCTCATGTGACAACCTACCCGATTCTTGCTGAGAAGCAAGAAGTAGAAA atGCTAAGAAGCCccattcaaaaaacaaaaacgaagAAGTTGTTAAGCCAGAAGTAGAAGTTGCTAAGGTAGAGAGCTCAGAGGGCTCAAATGAGTCTTTTGATCTTGATAAGGTAGAGAGCTCAGAGTGCTCAGATGAGGATTTTGATCTCGATCGTGCTACTTACGGGCAATGGGTGGAATGGTCTCCTTGCAATGATTTTGATGAG GATGAATATTATGCAAGATGGGCACAGATGAAGACTACGATTAGTGCTGATAGCAACATTGACGATGATATGAGTTCGGAAGATGAATGA